atattttagccataattgttccaaaagctaaaaaaagtacttgttagaataaaaccatgtaaataaccatgcatggtgattatgacagattagtgacagcatcagttgcagcaggtcagtttacagcatcacaggaaacattgcacatggGAGATTTTTTGTGAACAAGCTCAGCTAAAATATCCTTTGGGATAATGGGGGTCACATATCTCTGACTCAGTTATTTTGGGCATCAAGGACTCAAAGGTTTTGGAATCCCTGCTTTAGTACAATAAACTTCAGGCCGAGTGAAGAAATGTCCCAGGGCCCCAGATCCTTCTGAGACTTCATGACTTCATGTtgcaatgtatttaatcataaattcattttattttatccatttatttatctttttacagtttatttaaaaccaaacacgtgtgacatcacaccaaagcacaatattaaaattacagGGTCTGACCCttctaataagaaaacaacatgtgatttttCCTCATATCATCTTATTAGTTTGATCAATGAAAGTGTATTAGCATCATtcctaattaagtttttttattttcaagtgtttgtaaCTCTGCCTGAATGTGTGCGCTGCAGGTGGCTGAGACACAAACCCCCTCACAGCGGATGTCACTCTCCTGTTCTCGGGGCCCTGATTGACAACCTGGAGATCTCCACGATCCcggccctggtgctgctgcctctgctgctccgggCTGCAGCGCTGCACTACCTGCTGGGCATCATCATCCTGACAGCTCTGCCCAGCCTGGTCCTCTGGTACTACTACGCCACGCACCGCAAGAGGAGAcgcaccctcttcttccttaCTCTGGCGCTGTTCTCTCTGGCCTACATGTattacctcttcatcacagagattcTACCGCGTGGGGACGTCAGccatctgcagctgtgcactgtgACTGCTGGGATGATCCTCACCATCGGATCTCTCATTCACACCAAGAGAGGCCCAGGGTTTCACACCACCTCCTATCACAGCCAGAGTGAGGAGGTTAACAAGGACTCTACACATCTTAATGGATCCATCCAAtcagcggcctcctcctcctctcctcctgccctgacagaaaagtggagcagatgctctgtgtgcaaaacaatgcAACCCCTGCGGGCCGGACACTGTCGAACCTGTGGATCCTGGGTCAAGCGTCTGGACCACCACTGTGTCTGGTGGGTTGGATTTGATATTATAACCACatcatgaaagtgaatattgaattatgacagattagataactgccctgtaattacacaacaacgTTCATGTCTTAAGCAAAGACTCCTACTGTACCCACTGGTTTCCTCAgggccgtgcacagacatttaTTGGAGCGGGGGCTCAAGTGAAAAACTCTTTGCAtccaaagattgatttttaaatggaaactgctcccagcaaaaatgtcttgaaatgcAAACTTGAACTAGAAAACTGGTAAACTGGGATCTGTCTCAGGCCAACCAAGAAGACAgggtgtctatttgtttgtgagctttatcagacactttcctgaactacacactgccaagaacattaaagatgatgaagtcagttttataaatctctttatacctcatgcacagtttctgaattgtttcattgtctgcaatagacttacaacctcaaagacaaaagaattAAATGTATATAGGATGTCActcttcctgtttattattcacatgAAACTCAAGAACCAACCCCAATATACTGTGAGTATACTGAAtctattaccaccaaactagaataacccacatgatagtctgaccaggaaatattcaatagactttcaaatgtaaactttaTATGGGTTGTTTGACTTACGCACTAAAGGCTAAAGGTATTGATGAGCAGAATACCCAAGCAGCTTATGGAAACCAACAGAAGATGTACGCAACCATCTATTTTCAGTTAGTACCATATCCTGCACCTTAATTTTCTAGTCAATGCATCAcaccagataaataaatacccttatatatatatactctttTGTATTGAAATAACAAGCATTTTATAATGTATACTGTACTTTTTGGAATATATACATTTTGGACTGGGAAtctattaccaccaaactagaaTAACCCACATGTCTGACCATAatagtctttcaaatgtaaacttcaaatactacatctactgagttattttaaatacagcaggtatatggagccaacatatccaggtcagcttgggtctcacagatctttgtcttgtcttgttgtgtttgtgtgtttgtgttgaggtgttgCCGGACCAGCTGTGTCGGACAGGCAAACCCCCACAGTTTCAACTGCTGACTCTTCTCTCGGTGTTCATGCTGACCTCTCTGTATGGGATCAGTTTGGTGCTTTGCAGCATCTGTCCTCGGCAGTATGTCATGACGGCTCTCTTCTACTGCCCCGGTGTCTACAGCCAGTCCAGGTACAGCACTCTATAcatcataaatacatgtttatgtatcatatcttctgtctcatcccaactttttttactttttgttacttaatgttttagttacttttcgttacttttcgttactttttgttactttacgttacttttagttacttttagttactttacgttacgttacttttagttacttttcgttacttttcgttacttttagttacttaacgttttcgttacttttagttacttttggttagtttacgttacgttacttttagttacttttcgttacttttagttactttacgttactttactttacttttagttacttttgtaattttagttacttttgtacttttagttacgttacttttagttacgttacttttagttactttaagttactttaagttacttttagttactttacgttactttacgttacttttagttacttcaATTTAAATAAGTTgtcaaaaatgtccaaataGAATCTTCTTTTAACTGTTTACCACAATCAAATACTGATGACTCTAATACATCaatgtaaagtaaagtacatttttgtgtttatattaaaagtaacgaaaagtaaaaaaagttgggatgagacagaagatatgatacataaacatgtatttatgatgTATAGAGTGCTGTACCTGGACTGGCTGTAGACACCGGGGCAGTAGAAGAGAGCCGTCATGACATACTGCCGAGGACAGATGCTGCAAAGCACCAAACTGATCCCATACAGAGGCAGCAACACCAAgagggtcagcaggaaactgcggTGGGTTGCCTGTCCTGTCCACAGCTGTTTATCCTGcaacacctcaacacaaacacacaaacacaacacagacccacaagacaaagatctgtgagacccaagctgacctggatatgttggctccatatacctgctgtatttaaaataactcagtagatgtagtatttgaagtttacatttgaaagactattgaatatttcctggtcagactatcatgtgggttattctagtttggtggtaatagaTTCCCAGTCCAAAATGTATATATTCCAAAAAGTACAGTATACATTATAAAATGCTTGTTATTTCAATACAAAAGAGGATATATGTTAgggtatttatttatctggtgTGATGCATTGACTAGAAAATGAAGGTGCAGGATATGGTACTAACTGAAAATAGATGGTTGCGTACATCTTCTGTTGGTTTCCATAAGCTGCTTGGGTATTCTGCTCATCAATACCTTTAGCCTTTAGTGCGTAAGTCAAACAACCCTCTAAATTCCCCAGTGAGGTATTGATTCTTTTATCAGATTAGCTGTAGATGTAACTGGTCTTTTTGGACACTAGGGTTATCAGATTGGCAGAACAGAGCAGTAATCTTGCCCATTTATGAGAAACCACCCGGTCTGGTGAATATTCAtgatgaaacagagagagacaaaaaaagggaCAGGGACAGTAAAGAGAGACAATCACAATTCCATTGCTTTGGTTTGACGTGGCCCATTCATCACTCCTAGCCTTCCTGTCCAAAGTCGTCTGTgaattttttcagtttgtccagaTCTTGATTGTTGACTGTTGGCTTTATGCTGGTCAGAGACCTCTGCATGTCAgactgaaaagaggaagaaatgatATGGTAATAAAGTAGTGGCTCTAATATGCATTTATATCTCAGACTTTTATTTCCTTACCATGCATACTATAGGTTCCAATAGCTTCTCCCTGGGGACATCCATCCACGACATTTCAATTGCGTTGCGATCACCAGATGAACAAGGAGTCAAGAGGTCGTCCACAATAGCGTTGGGGTCTGTCCTGGATGGGCCTCGTACCTAATTTACATCATAAACATAAAGGAAACTTTAACAACTATAACTCTAATACATCACAGTGAAGCACAgaagtgtgtgaaataaaacacataccCGTTTGAAGTGGGTTGCTGACTGGACCTTTCGAACTGGCTGCATTAGAGCATCTCTGACGATGACACTTATGTCTGCTCCAGAGTATCCTTCTGTCTTCTTGCCCAGAGTGACAAAGTCAGAATCACTGAGGCTGCTGGGAGTCGATCCCAGGTGGAGCTTGGACATGAAAGAGCGGGCGTGCTCTTCAGGCAGCGGGATGTAGATCCTTTTCTCAAATCTGAGAGAGGCGTATTAGTGCAAAGTCAGCACAGGCGAATGACAACATGtttagaaaatactttttacagACTAATAACAATAACCTTCTTCTGATGGCTGAGTCTAGGGTCCACGGGATGTTTGTTGCCCCGAGTACCAGCACTCCGTCGTTGTTATTCCCCACacctgtaaaataacaaatccaGGGTAGGACATACTTGAGAGTGGATTTGGATCAcagcaaaaatgtaatatttcaatGCATTTACAGTCATTCTCAACACAGCTTTAGATAACACAGCCtctaaaataaagataaataaatatataaataaacaaatatatcatCTCAGGTTTCTTTTAAACAGGACCATTCAGCATGCAACACGAAGAGAATATCAGAAGTtacaaatagttgttttttatctcaGCAGACTTACCCTGCATCTGAACCAGGAATTCTGTCTTAATACGCCGAGTGGCCTCACTCTCGTTCTCGCTTCTTGATCCACACAGCGAGTCAATCTCATCGATGAAGATGATGGAAGGCTTGTGTTCCCTCGCAAGGGTAAAAAGATTCTTCACCAATCTGTGAAGTAGAATGGAAGCTTTCAGGACATGAAATCGGAGCATACGGTCTAAGATGCAGCATATTCTTAAGCTTGACCCATACTTCTGTGGATTGCTGCTAAAAATGACTCACTTTTCACTCTCTCCGAGCCATATAGAGACGAGGTCAGacgaggagatggagaagaacGTTGAGTTGTTTGCCTCCGTGGCAACAGCTTTAGCCAGATAGGACTTGCCTGTGCCTGGAGGTCCAAAGAGCAAGATCCCTCTCCATGGAGTTCTCTTTCCTGTTATTCAAACAGAGGTTATGGAGTATCTGGCACAACTATTCCATATaatatagaaaaatgttttcatttggagCAATGTTAAGGTGGTTTTCCCATTGAATAAGATTTAATACCAGTGAAAAGGTATGGGAATTTGATTGGAAGAATAACGGCTTCTTTCAGTGCCTCCTTGGCTCCTTCTAAACCAGCGATACAGCGATACAACGAAGTTGAAGATACTCCTTCAACTTCTCGGCTCTGTCCAAGAATTCAGCACACTTCGCCCGGATGCAACTTTATCACCATGTGCTTCATCTGttggaaaaaaagcatttaaagtTACACAATAATTATTTCAGGCAGTATTGGACACGCAAATGATTACAGACTTGCAAAAAAATTAGGTGAAAAACGacccatacagtatgtattcactacCGAACATCTACCATAAATTTCACAAGGCTGGTTAGGACCTAGACCTTGTTCCACAGggtcaagctggagttgtgggtgtgtcctGTAATCTAGCTCTCCTAAATGAGGAAgactcctttgatgacatagtaCATGTCATAGAAGATTAAAGgagcctgtgaaaacacagtttcctctATACCAGGggtgtcaaactcattttagttAAGGGGCCACATACTGCCCACTTTGATCTCAAGTGGGCCAGACCAGTAAAATCATAGCATAATAACGCATACATAACGACAATATTTCTCTATGTTTAAATCATTGGTGAAGGTTTTTGGATGATAAACCCTATTTTAAGGTCTTTCTACAATAAACTAGAAACATAAAGACCAAAAACTCAGACATCAGCCCACTGTTTATCTGCCTgggctctcctctgcagattccCTCGCTTCGTGACGTCACAAAGCGAGCAGCGAGCGCTTCTGCCTCCGGAGCAGACATCGCATTTACGCTGTTTTTGAAGCAATTACTGGAtcgattaaaaaaattacaaaacgtTTGTACTCATAA
Above is a window of Hippoglossus hippoglossus isolate fHipHip1 chromosome 17, fHipHip1.pri, whole genome shotgun sequence DNA encoding:
- the LOC117778360 gene encoding LOW QUALITY PROTEIN: palmitoyltransferase ZDHHC23-like (The sequence of the model RefSeq protein was modified relative to this genomic sequence to represent the inferred CDS: deleted 2 bases in 1 codon) — protein: MKWEKLKPPEPDDPMCCCECDIYQYGCCCDCEDLDEAFNRWLRHKPPHSGCHSPVLGALIDNLEISTIPALVLLPLLLRAAALHYLLGIIILTALPSLVLWYYYATHRKRRRTLFFLTLALFSLAYMYYLFITEILPRGDVSHLQLCTVTAGMILTIGSLIHTKRGPGFHTTSYHSQSEEVNKDSTHLNGSIQSAASSSSPPALTEKWSRCSVCKTMQPLRAGHCRTCGSWVKRLDHHCVWCCRTSCVGQANPHSFLLTLLSVFMLTSLYGISLVLCSICPRQYVMTALFYCPGVYSQSRYN